TCGACCGGCACGCTGAGAACCTTGGCGATTTCGGTGTAGCGATGCTTTTCGAGCAAATCCAGGTGATTGCTGACGATTCGCGCCGCCAGCGACTCTTCCATCCCCAGGTTCTGCAACTGCGCGAGCAGACATTCACGAAGATCGCGCGCGGCGACACCGGGCGGATCGAAGCGCTGCACGCGCGCGAGCACGCGCTCGACCTCGGCGGGCTCAACTTCGAGCTGCGCCGCCAGCTCATCGAGCGGAGTTTCCAGGTATCCGTCTTGGTTGAGATTGTAGATGATGGTCGCGCCGATTTGCTGGTCGGATTCGGTCAGGTTCGAAAGCCTCAGCTGCCACATCATGTGGTCTTCGAGCGAGCTTCGGCGCAGGGGCGTGTTTTCCAGCGCGCTTCGATGGTCGTCGTCGGAATCAGGCGGCGTGCTTTCCTGCCAGTTGTTCGAATAGGTCTCGAGATATTCGCGCCAGTCGAGCTTTTCGAGATTGTTGAGTTCCTTGAGTTCGAGCGCGGCGTCACGCGCTTCGGTCTCGACGCTGGGCGCGGGTTTTTCCTCGCGCGAGCCGGTTTCCCAATCGTCGTCGGAATTTGCGCCGGCGGCGCCGTCGGCCTCGGCCGGCAACGGTTCACCGTCGGCTTGGGCGGGGGCCTCGGGATCGGACACCTCGGATTCGGAAGCGGCTTCGGCGGGACTCTGATCGAGCGGCTCGAGCATCGGATTCTGTTCGAGTTCCGACTGCACGATCGCTTCGAGTTCAGGGAGCGAAAGCTGCAGAATTTTGATCGCCTGCTGGAGCTGCGGCGTCATCACCAGTTGCTGGCGAAGCCGCAGGTCCTGTCCGAGTTTTACTTCCAGCGCCATCGAAGAATTGTTTGCTAATCCGTTGCAGCGGCCGGCGCCGCGCCCGCACCCGGCGATGCCTCCGAATGCGGGAACAGTACCGCATGAGCGCAATCGACCACGCTCTGGCTGGTGTTGAGATACACCGTGATCTTACAGCCGGTAATCTGATCGTTGCCGTCATGCGCGACCGGACTGCCGGTCAAGACTACGGTGTGGTTGGTCTGGTCCATTACGCCGTGCTTGCCGGTGGCCCATCGCGTGCCCTGGCTGAGCCGAACGTTCCCGTCCGCGACCATGTCCTTCATCTGTTTGAAGTCTTTGTCGAGATAGTTTACCCGCAGCTGATCGCTGGTAAGTTGAGCGTCCGCCTGGGTAGCGTGCACATCTCCCACCCACAGGACCGAATGATTCTGGTAATCGAGCGACATCGACTTGGACTTTATATCGATCGGGGCTTTGTTGTTGCCGAATTGCATACCCCCGAACGCACCGCCTTGTTGGGGAGCATTTGACGCGAGCTTGGTTTCGCCGCCGGACGCCTTGTGCGCCTTGTGCGGCGCGACAGCTTCGGCCGGCGCGGTGGCGCTCGCCGGGGGAGTCGCGGCTGCGGGAGCGCTCGCCGCAAAAGTCGGCGGTTCGGCTGCGGGCACGTCAGCCGAGACCGGCGCGAGCGTCATCGGCGGCGCAATCGCGCCAGCCGGCGGGGCTGTCGCGGCGGTCGTTACTGGCATTGATTCCGGGGCAACCGCCTCCGGAGCGGTCGTGGTCGTAGCAATTGACGGCGCCGCGGCGGGTGCAACGTCTGCTGCGGTGACCGGCACAGCCGCCACCGAAGGCGGCGCTTCTGCCGGAGCAGGCGCGATCGCGACGGCCGGCGCCGAAGGCGGCGCTTCGGCCGGAGCCGTCGCCACCGACGGTTGAGCCTGCGAGCCGCTGCCGTTGGTGTCCGATGCAGCCGCAGATGGCGGCGTGCCCGGCACTCCACCGGTCACGCTGATCGAATCGCCGCTTAAATCGTCGCTGTTGGCGGGCTGGGGAGCGGACGCGGCCGGCGACGCCGAATTCGCCGGTTCGTTGCGGATCGAATCACCGACCGTGCCCGAACCCATCGCAGGCCCTGAATCCGGCGACGACCTCGGCGCATTGACGCCGTCCTGAGCCCATGCCGGCGATGCGAGCGCAATTGCGACTATCGCAGTCGCGACGATACGCGACGCCCGACTAACTTTGCTTGGATTTTTCACTATCGTTCTTCGGTGTGACTACGGTCTCCACCTGCGTATTGAGCTGGAAGACACGCGTTTTGGGATGACCGCTCAGCCCTACCCCAGTCACTTTCAGTCCGTCGCCGACGACCGTCACGAGACCCGGCGCTTCGACCTTGTCATCATCAGGCATGAAGGTCGCGGAATCGGTGCTGAGAACGTAATCGCCGAAGTGGATGACCGTGCCTCCGGTCAAATACGCGCGCGTCACATGATTCCCGTTCAAGGTCAAATCCGCATGCGGTGCATTGACGACCACCGGCTTGCCGTCCGACGAGTCCATCGTGACCACAGCGTCGGTCAGCTTCAGCGTGGTCTTGTCAGCGGCGTAGTCAGCCTCGGCCGCGGTCAGCACCCACTGCCGCTCGCCGGCTTTCATCTGCGTCCAATGAAAATTATGCGCACGAAGGAGAGTTCCGGGGACCATCCCGGCCGCGGCCGGCAACACTTTAGCAGCGGAGCGATGGCGCACGATCCAAATGGTCGCAATCAGCAGGAAAATAAGCGCGGCCGCTCCGAAACCGGCCAGCGCCCTGGCGATTTGCCTGGGACTCAACATCAATCTCTCCGATGCTTGAGGGTATCAAGCGCTTTTTTCCAAGTAAACCGAGCGGCGCTTCGGCACCATACTTGCAAAACAGCGCGAACTTGCGCTCGCTACTTTGCAACCACCGCGCGTAACCCCACACAAACCCGGTTAGCGCAAATCAGTCGGCCTCGCGGGACAGGTGATGGATTCGCTTGAGCGTGTCGAGCAACGCCGGCAGGTCGTCGAGCCGATATGAATTGGGGCCATCGCTGAGCGCGCGGTCGGGATCCTCATGCACTTCCATGAAAATTCCGTCGATTCCCGCCGCAGCCGCCGCGCGCGCCAGCGGCGCTACGAACTCGCGCTGACCGCCCGAGCGTTCGCCGCCGGCGCCCGCGCCCGGAAGCTGCGCCGAGTGGGTCGCATCGAAGACGACGGGGTAGCCGAATCCGCGCATTATCACGAGCGATCGCATGTCGGAGACGAGATTATTGTAGCCAAACGAACACCCGCGCTCGGTCAGAATGATTCGCCGCGTACCGGCCGCCTCGGCCTTCGCGACCACCGCCTTCATGTCCCACGGGGCGAGGAACTGGCCCTTCTTGATGTTAACGGCGCACCCGGTCTTCGCGGCGGCGTCGATAAGATCGGTCTGGCGGGAGAGCAGCGCGGGAATCTGAATCACGTCGACGACCTCGGCCGCGGCCACGGCTTGCGACGGTTCGTGGATGTCGGTCAGCACGGCCACGCCGGCCTCGCGCTTCACGCGCGCCAGAATCTCGAGCCCGGCGATCAAGCCGGGGCCGCGAAACGAGCTGTGACTGGTGCGATTGGCCTTGTCGAATGAAGACTTGAAGACCAACGGCAGCTTGGCGCGACGAGCGATATCAGCCAGCCGGGTCGCGTGGCGGATGCATGATTCGTAGCTCTCGATCACGCATGGACCCGCAATCAGCACGAGTTCCGGCCCGCCAAAAACGGCGTCGCCGGCTTTGACCCGGGCCACGCTCACGAAACCGATCTCAGCTCCCGCACCTTCGGGCTCTTCACCGCAAGCTCCGAGCGGCGCTGTACGGCCGCGCGAATCAAACCGCGAAACAGCGGATGACAATCGAGCGGACGCGACTTCAGCTCGGGATGGAACTGGCAGCCGAGAAACCACGGATGCCCCTTCAACTCCATTATCTCGACCAGGCTGTTGTCGGGTGAAGTGCCGGTCGCGATGAGGCCGACTTTCTCGAGCCTCTCGCGATATGCGTTGTTTACTTCGAAGCGATGGCGATGGCGCTCCGAGATGCGCGCCTTGCGGTACAGCGACGCCGCCAGCGAGCCCGACTTCAGCATGCACGGGTACGCGCCCAGGCGCATCGTGCCGCCCTTTTTCGAGACGTCGCGCTGCGACTCCATGATGGCAATGACGGGGTCGGGCGAGTCGGGCGCGTTTTCGGAGGTGTTGGCGCGCTTGAGGCCGAGCAGGTCGCGCGCCGCCTCGATCACCATCATGTGCAGGCCGTAGCAGATGCCGAGAATCGGCACACCGTTTTCGCGGGCGTAGCGGACGGCGCGAATCATGCCCTCGGTGCCGCGCTCGCCGAAGCCGCCGGGAACGATTATCGCGTGGGCCTGGGCCAGCCGCTCCTCGACGTTTTGCTTTTCGAGCTCTTCGGAATCGACGTAGTCGATGTTGACCCGGGCCTCATTGCTGATCGCGCCGTGCGCGATCGCTTCGTGCAGGCTCTTGTACGCATCCTGCAGGTTGACGTACTTGCCGACCACCGCGACGTTGAGGGTAACTTTGGGATTTTGCGCGGTCTTGACGATTCGCCGCCACTTGGAGAGGTTCGGCGCGCCGGTCCAGATGTTGAGCTTCTCGCACACGCGCTGATCGAAACCCTCGTCGTGAAAACGCAGCGGCACTTCGTAGATCGTCGGCACGTCCGGCGCCGAGATCACGCAGTTCTCCTCGACGTTGCAGAAGTGGGCAATCTTCGCCTTGAGCTTTTGTTCGAGTTGGCGATCGCATCGGCAGAGCAGGATGTCGGGCTGAATCCCCAGGCCGGTCAACTCTTTGACGCTGTGCTGCGTGGGCTTGGTCTTGAGCTCGCCAGCGGTGGGGATAAACGGCACCAGCGTCAGGTGCACGTACAGGACATTTTCGCGGCCGAGGTCCCAGCGGAACTCGCGCACGGCTTCCAGGAACGGCAGGCTTTCGATATCGCCGACCGTCCCGCCGATTTCGACGATGATCAGGTCCGCGCCCTCGGCAGCGCTCAAGATGCGCCGTTTGATCTCGTCGGTGATATGCGGAATCACCTGCACGGTCGCGCCCAGGTAGTCGCCGCGCCGTTCGTTCTGAATAACCGTGTCGTAGATCTGGCCGGTGGTGCAGTTGTTGCGCCGGCCCATCGGAGTCTGCACGAAGCGCTCGTAATGGCCCAGATCGAGATCGCTCTCGGTGCCGTCGTCGGTTACGAACACTTCGCCGTGCTGGGTGGGACTCATCGTGCCGGGATCCACGTTGATATAGGGATCCATCTTCAGCAGCGTGACCTTGAGCCCGCGCGCCTCGAGCAGCGCGCCCAGTGACGCCGCGGCCAGGCCCTTGCCAAGCGACGAGACCACGCCGCCGGTTACGAAAATAAATTTTGTCTTTCCCCGCTCCACGTCGAATCCCTCCCCATCCTCAACGAGTTGATTCAGCCGCCAACGCGCGGGCGCGCGCCAAGTCGTCCGCGGTGTCCACTTCCAGCGAAGGCGCCACCGATTTAACCACTCTGATCGTGTAGCCATGCTCGAGCGCGCGCAACTGCTCGAGCTTTTCCAGGCTCTCCAACACACCCATCGGCAGGGCGGCGAATTTCATGAGGAACTCGCGCCGATAAGCATAAACACCGATATGGCGCAGCGCCGCTTTGGGCATCCCGCCGCCGCGCGCGTGTGGAATCGGACTTCGCGAAAAGTATAGCGCGTTCCCGTCGGCGCCGCACACGACCTTCACCTTGCTCGGATTCGTCCATTCGGCCAGGTCTTCGATCGGCGCCGCCAGCGTCGCCATTTGAATCGACGCGTCGGAGCGCATCGCCGCCGCCAGCGCATCGAGATCCGCCGGAGCGATAAACGGTTGATCGCCCTGCACGCTGAGATAGACGTCGGCGACAATCTTGGATGCGACCTCGGCGATTCGATCGGTGCCGCTCTGATGCGCCGGCGAGGTCATGATTGCTTCGCCGCCGGCCGCGCGCACCGGCGCCGCGATTCGTTCGTCGTCGGTCGCAACGATCACGCGCGCAACCGACTTTGCCTTCGACGCCTGCCGCCACACCCGGACCACCATCGGCACTCCCGCGATCTCCGCCAGCGCCTTTGCGGGCAGGCGGGAAGACGCGTACCGCGCCGGTACGACGGCGATCACTGAGACGTCGGCCAGAAACTTTCTCCGCTGTTCGAGGTTGTCGATCCGAGGGGCACGTACATTGGTAACCGCCCGCCGCGGCGTTTGTCAATTTCGCGCCGTTCGATTGCCAACAACTTCGGCTTCTTACCTCGCCCGTTATTTCAGGCGATTATGCACCCCTTGACTATCATGGTGGGATGCGCTATATTTGATTCATGCGCAAGAACAATCAGGCAGAACACGAACCGAAGCTGATCGTAAAACAGTTGACCCTTGGGGGATTCGACCGCATGTTTCCTGATGAGGATTCCTGCAAGGCGTATCTCCGCGATCAACGCTGGCCGAAGGGCGTCCGTTGCCCACGTTGCGGAAATGAAAAGGTTTACGCGAGCAAGGCGCGGCCCTTTCATTGGCAGTGCACCAAATGCGGGAAGACTCCGCGCGCTCCTTACAGGTTCTCGGTCACCGTCAATACGGTTTTCGAGAACACGAATTACAAGTTGTTGATCTGGTTCAAGGTTCTCTACTTGATGCTGACCAGCAAAAAGGGAATCAGCGCACTTCAAATCCATCGGATGATCGGGTCCGGTTCGTATCGCACCGCATGGTTTATTTGCCATCGGCTTCGCGCCGGATTGGCCGATCCGGATTTTCGCCAACTGATGGGCATCGTCGAGGTTGACGAAACCTATATCGGCGGAAGTGACCGTAACCGGCACGCCAATAAGAAGCATCACAAGACTGGCGGGTGGGATAAAACTCCCGTCATTGGCGCTATCGCGCGCAAGGGCAACGTGGTCTGCAAAATGATCGAGAACGCCGACATGCCCACTATGAGCCGATTTGTGGCCGAAGCGGTTAGTCAGAAAGTGTCGCTGGTCGCGACCGATGAACATAGCGGTTACCAGTATTTGGATCGCTGGCAGGGCTACCCCCATCAGACGATTCGCCACGGCCAAGGAGAATATGTTCGCGGCGAAGTCCATACGAACAATATCGAATCGTTTTGGTCGCTGTTGAAGCGCGGGATCGTCGGCACGTACCACAACGTCAGCAAGAAATATCTGCCGCTGTATTTGAATGAGTTTTCGTTTCGGTTCAACAATCGCAAGGAAAGCGACATTTTCGGGAAGGCGATAGCAGGATGCTGAAGCGACCTGACTGGCGGGCGCTTCAGCGGTCGCCAGCCAGAAAGCCGACGCAATTGGATTTGTTTCCGAGAGCACGGTGCTACACCTGATTGGCGGCAGAAGCTTTGAGCGCGCGCCGCTTCGCGGCTCTGCGTTTCTGCGCCGCATAGTGCGGGTGCGTTTTTAGGTGATACTCGCCGCAGGGACGGCAGAAAAAATGAATGATCTTTTGCTTGTACATTTTCAGCCCCAACGTTCGCGATGTTCTTCCATCTCAGCAATCACGGATTGAAGGGACGCATTTTCGCGCTTACGGACATAGTGGGCACAGTACGCGAACACCCCACACGCAAAGAAAGAGCATGCGGCGACTATTACCCACGGAACCCAAAGCGACGGCTGTTTTGGGTCGTAGGCAAGCTTTGTTTGAATGCCTGCGGACAACAAAATTCCAAACGCGCCACTGGCGAGATTCGAGAGCACTCCGGCGCCGTAGAGTTTGCATTGATCGAGTTCGCCGATCAGCCGCACCCAAGTATTGCGATAGATCACAACCTGCCGTGTCATATCGCCGCTCGGCGGAACCAGGGTGAGGTCGTTACGTATTGTGAGTGGCTTCTCTCCAACAGGCGCGATCGGGGCAGATTCTTCTGTTTGCATCTGCTTAGCCCTCGCTCTGAAGAAGACCCATGATTATGGCATTCAGAAGAATCGTATTGCCGCAGTGACCGCATACGACGGCGACGCACGGGTTGATTCGTGGCGGTTTTTGCAATCCGGGGGTACTTGTCGGAATTTGAGTGAAAGAAGGGCCGATTGCCCACTCTTCGTGATTGCAGAGCGGGCAGGGTCGATGTGCTGGCCAGCGGCTTATAAGCCATTCGTTGGCCGCCGCTAAATCTACTTGACCAGTTTCGAGGGCGGTCTTTTGCGCTTCCTTTAACCGCCTCATCCTTTCCATCAATTCTGGGACCGGCGTATCGTCGGAATACGCCCCAAGTTTTCCTTCCTTCGTTAACCGCAGCACTTCGTCCAGCGATTTCATCCATTCCGCGATCTCGGCAACCTGTTTTCCCACCCCCAACGTCGCGGCGTTCAGGGCGTTCACTTTGGATGCGGCGTGCTTCGTCAGATCTTCGGCCCACTTGCGGGTTTGTTCCCCCGCAGTGGCGTAGCTGTCCAAGAACTTGCGAATGTCTGCGTTCCGTTCCGTGAACGCTCTCAAAAACTCCCCGACCGCTTCGGTTTTCTCTTTGTCTTTTTCGTCTGCCATAGGGCAGAGCATAGACCCAGCACCCGTTGCTAGTCAAGGTCGGCATAATCGCCTTCTTTCACGGGAGAGGAGGCCGAGCGTAGCGAGGTAGGTGAGAGTGCAGCCTGCGCCCGGAAACATTCCGCCGCCATAAACAAACCTACGGCTGTCAATGGGGATGAATTAGTTCAGCCTGACCCCGGCTGATGCAGCGTGCTATGCGTACGCTATGGTCAACCGCCAGGATGTCCCGTACTCACTCGCCTCGCCCGAAATCGGGCGACCCCTGCGTCTGGCAAAAATTATTTTTGACGGAACAAAGCTAGCCATAGAGCGCAGCCGTCCCAAAACCACTACCGATGGTGTGAATTGCTCTCCTCAGCTCTTTTCGATCAGTCAGAATCAGGCCCGTCGCAGTCTTCGGATCGAGAAACTGAACCAGCACCGGCTCGATTGCCGAGACACCGACGATAGTCGCGGGTTTTCCGTCGCGTCACAAACGAACGGGCGACCCGGTAAGGGCCGCCCATCGAAAACAGATCGCGACGCGCGCGCGAACTACTTGCCGCGAATGCGCGTGCGGCGCATCTTGCGCAGCCGTGACTTCGCCTGATGCGGATCGCTCTTCTTCTTGCGCGCAAGTTTGCGATTGCGCCGATTTCGCTGCTTCGAGGCTACCTTCATTGGTTCTCCTGGTTCGGATTATACGACGGCGGCGCCGATGCGTTGTACGCCTCGCCCGGTCCGGTCTGCGGGGCGGCGAACGCTACCGGGCTTATCGCCATCACTTCGGTCATCGCCTGCCCCTGGTTCTGCACGATCACTCGTCCGAGCGGTTCTCCCGTCACGACCGGCCCATCGATTGCCGGCGGTACATCGTACACGAGCGTGACCGCCGAGGCATCGGCCTTCGGCACCACAACTTTGAGATCGCTCGCCGCGACCGGTTGAATCAGCGGGCCCGAACTGACCTGCACCTGGACCGGAAGCGGCTGGCCGGACTTGAGCAGCGGCACCGAGGTGAATTGCTCGAAGCCCCACTCCATCACTTTCGCCGCCTGCGCAAAGCGTTGCTGATTCGACGGGGCGCCGAGAATCACCGCGATCAGCCGCATGCCGCCGCGCTTGGCCGTGCTCGTGACGTTGAACCCCGCCTGAAACGTGAATCCGGTCTTGAGCCCGTCGCATCCTTCGAAATGCCCGATCAGATGATTGGTATTGTTCAGCATGCAGACGCCGTTGTCGAAATCGATCTTCTGCTGGCTCGACCAGCTCAGCAGACTGGTCTCGCGGATGATCGCGCGACCGACCGTGGCCAGGTCGTAGGCGTCGGTGCGATCCGCATCATGGGCCGGACGCGGCGGCAGTCCATCGACGGTCCGATACTGCGTATGCGTCATCCCGAGTTCCTGCGCCCGCTCGTTCATCATGCGGACCATCGCCTCGACCGATCCGCCGATCTTTTCGGCGACTGCGACCGCGGCGTCATTGGCCGATTTGACCAGCGCCGCTTTCATCAACTCGCGCAGCGGATAGACGTCGCCCTGCTTGAGGCCGATGCGCGAGCCGCCGGTATGCGCGGAGCGTTCGGAAATTCTGACCAGGTCATCGTACTTGAAACGACCGGCGTTGATCTGCTCCTGCGTGACCAGCAGGAGCATCATCTTGGCCATCGAGGCCGGCGGCCATTCCATGTCGGCGTTGTACGCCATCAGCACGCGGCCGCTGTCGGCATCCTCGAGCAGCGCACCCTTGTAGAGCGGGGCTCCCGTCGCTCTTGCCGTCCGCTTCGACCGGACCGCCTTATGCCGGCGCGATTGCGCGGTCGCGCCCGCGGGCGACGCCGCGAACACGACGGCCGCGCTCAACATCATTGCCGAGCCAAACAAGACCGCAGATTTTAAATTAACGATTGCCCGCCTCCACCTGCCCAATTCCACCACCGGTTTGTCTCCTGTCGAAATCCGATTCGTCCCGTTCAAGGAATGCGGATGAAACCGCTTGATTCGGGCGCGCCCTTCGAGCCGCTGCTCTTGACGTGTTGCAGAATCGCGAGGTTGGTCCGCGCCGGCGCGTAATCGGGAATCTCACCAACCAGTTCGTTCCATTCCTGGCTCGCCCTGACGTAGTTGCCTTCCTCGGCGTAGATTGCGGCCAGGGTGTTGCGCGCGTCCGGTTGACTCGGATCAATTCGTAGCGACAGTAGCGCTTCCTGCTCGGCTTGTGCGAGCGCGCCGCGCCGCTCGTATGCCAGCGCGAGGTTGAAATGGGTCTCGGGCCGTTCCGGTCCGAGCAGCGCCGCCAGCCGCAGCACTTGAGTCGCGTCGCGAGTCTGCCCGTTTTCGAGGTAGAGCAGGCCGAGGTTCAGGAACAACTGCCAGTCATCGAGGCCAAGGCCGATCGCCTTCTGATACTCGGCGAGTTCCTGGCGATGCTGTCCGACGACGCCGTAGGCGAAACCCAGATGGTAATGCGCGAGCGCGTTGGTGGGATCGTCGCTGATCACGATGCGATGACGGCGGATTGCCTCAGGGTAATCTTCCATACCCAGAAAGTAATCCGCCAGCGGATCGCAAACTTGCTCGTCGTAAGAACTGCTTTTAGCGCTGGCCCGCGCGCTGACCGGCGACTGGAGCACCAGCGCAATCAGAACCAAAAGACAAATGCTCGAACGGCGACAACTCAACAACTTACTATCTCCCGCGTCCCCGCAGGAAGAAATCTGATGTTAGCAGGAATTTTCGCTACAAAAAAACGCGCAGTGTGTTTTTAACGCCGCGAGCGGAAAAAAAAGGCGTCGTGCCAGCCGCGGACCGGATAAATCCGGGTTCACGCGGCTGGCCGGACGCCGGGGGCGAAGCCATCTTTGCCCCCCGATCCTGGGTGGATCGATAGACCTTAAGCGAATCGAACGAGGGCGGCTGCCAATGCAGCCGCCCTCGTGGCTATCAAGCCTGAGCGAAATTACGGAGTAGCGGGAGCGGGAGCCGCCGCGCCACCAGCCGCTGCACCGGCCTTTTCTCCTGCCGCTGCTCCTGCCTCGGCGCCAGCTTTTGAGCCAGCTGCCTCGCCTACGGCCGTCGCCTTCTTGTGGCGACGATGTTTACGCTTGGCCGCCGATGCTACCTTGGCCGGGGCTGCCGCGCTCGCCTCGGCCGCGGGAGCTGCAGCCGGGGCATCCTGGGCGAAAGCCGGCATCGCCAACGCGGCGGCGAAGAAAGCTGCGGAAAGAACTGAAAGGGTGCGCTTCATACTCTTGGATCTCCTTGATCTGGGCGGCCCTTAATGGACCGCAAAGTGACTATTAAGGGTATTGCTATACCCGTGCCATCGGCGTGACGGCAAGATCTCCGTGGAACTACAAGGGAATTTCGCCGGGAGGACGCTCCGCGATGACGCAATCGGTCTATCGTCTATCCGCTTTGCGTCTGCGCTGGTATCCCTTCACGGTCGCCCCCGCCCCCTAACCGCGCGCCCGGCGCTCGGCCCTGAGCTCTCGATAGAGCGCGATTAGCTCCTTAAATGCCCGCGCGACCACTTTGAGATTGGCGCCCGACTGCTCGCCCGTCAGCCGGGGCAGATGCTTCACGTCCACTTCTATTACCTTCGCATTACGGCCGGCCAGCCGCGCCATCAGCTCAGTCGAGATCATCGCGCCATGCGCGCGCAAATCCATCCCCTCGAGCTTCTCGCGCTTGAACAATTTGAAGCCGCAATCGATATCGCTGATCGTGATGCCGAGTAGCACCCGAACCAGCAGGGTCCACGCCTTGCCGTTGATTCTGCGAATCAGAGGGTCGGCACGGCGCACTCGGTGCCCGGCAACGACGTCGTATTGGGGGACAAACGCGGTCAAACGCTCGAGATCTGAAGGATCGAACTGCCCGTCGCCGTCGCATAGCAGCACGTACTGCTTGGTCGCGGCCCGAATTCCGGAGATCACCGCACCGCCGTAGCCTTGGTTGACCTGGTGGCGTACGAGCTTGACGTGCGTATCCTCCGCGGCT
This region of Candidatus Binatus sp. genomic DNA includes:
- the rpoN gene encoding RNA polymerase factor sigma-54, which produces MALEVKLGQDLRLRQQLVMTPQLQQAIKILQLSLPELEAIVQSELEQNPMLEPLDQSPAEAASESEVSDPEAPAQADGEPLPAEADGAAGANSDDDWETGSREEKPAPSVETEARDAALELKELNNLEKLDWREYLETYSNNWQESTPPDSDDDHRSALENTPLRRSSLEDHMMWQLRLSNLTESDQQIGATIIYNLNQDGYLETPLDELAAQLEVEPAEVERVLARVQRFDPPGVAARDLRECLLAQLQNLGMEESLAARIVSNHLDLLEKHRYTEIAKVLSVPVETVGQSAKIISLLEPKPGRDYGGDEPTYVVPDVYIQKVGEDYVVTLNRDAVPRLRLAGYYQRVLNDVDVAPETREYLQERLRSARWLVKSIYQRQQTIFKVATSIVKFQRAFFDHGISLLRPLVLKDVAEDIGMHESTISRATANKYAHSPQGIYELKFFFTSGVKGASGEDVSAETVKEQIRGMVTAEIPQNPLSDQVIAEMLRARQINIARRTVAKYRQAMGIPPSANRKQIG
- a CDS encoding LptA/OstA family protein — protein: MGSGTVGDSIRNEPANSASPAASAPQPANSDDLSGDSISVTGGVPGTPPSAAASDTNGSGSQAQPSVATAPAEAPPSAPAVAIAPAPAEAPPSVAAVPVTAADVAPAAAPSIATTTTAPEAVAPESMPVTTAATAPPAGAIAPPMTLAPVSADVPAAEPPTFAASAPAAATPPASATAPAEAVAPHKAHKASGGETKLASNAPQQGGAFGGMQFGNNKAPIDIKSKSMSLDYQNHSVLWVGDVHATQADAQLTSDQLRVNYLDKDFKQMKDMVADGNVRLSQGTRWATGKHGVMDQTNHTVVLTGSPVAHDGNDQITGCKITVYLNTSQSVVDCAHAVLFPHSEASPGAGAAPAAATD
- the lptC gene encoding LPS export ABC transporter periplasmic protein LptC, which gives rise to MLSPRQIARALAGFGAAALIFLLIATIWIVRHRSAAKVLPAAAGMVPGTLLRAHNFHWTQMKAGERQWVLTAAEADYAADKTTLKLTDAVVTMDSSDGKPVVVNAPHADLTLNGNHVTRAYLTGGTVIHFGDYVLSTDSATFMPDDDKVEAPGLVTVVGDGLKVTGVGLSGHPKTRVFQLNTQVETVVTPKNDSEKSKQS
- the kdsA gene encoding 3-deoxy-8-phosphooctulonate synthase yields the protein MGFVSVARVKAGDAVFGGPELVLIAGPCVIESYESCIRHATRLADIARRAKLPLVFKSSFDKANRTSHSSFRGPGLIAGLEILARVKREAGVAVLTDIHEPSQAVAAAEVVDVIQIPALLSRQTDLIDAAAKTGCAVNIKKGQFLAPWDMKAVVAKAEAAGTRRIILTERGCSFGYNNLVSDMRSLVIMRGFGYPVVFDATHSAQLPGAGAGGERSGGQREFVAPLARAAAAAGIDGIFMEVHEDPDRALSDGPNSYRLDDLPALLDTLKRIHHLSREAD
- a CDS encoding CTP synthase, coding for MERGKTKFIFVTGGVVSSLGKGLAAASLGALLEARGLKVTLLKMDPYINVDPGTMSPTQHGEVFVTDDGTESDLDLGHYERFVQTPMGRRNNCTTGQIYDTVIQNERRGDYLGATVQVIPHITDEIKRRILSAAEGADLIIVEIGGTVGDIESLPFLEAVREFRWDLGRENVLYVHLTLVPFIPTAGELKTKPTQHSVKELTGLGIQPDILLCRCDRQLEQKLKAKIAHFCNVEENCVISAPDVPTIYEVPLRFHDEGFDQRVCEKLNIWTGAPNLSKWRRIVKTAQNPKVTLNVAVVGKYVNLQDAYKSLHEAIAHGAISNEARVNIDYVDSEELEKQNVEERLAQAHAIIVPGGFGERGTEGMIRAVRYARENGVPILGICYGLHMMVIEAARDLLGLKRANTSENAPDSPDPVIAIMESQRDVSKKGGTMRLGAYPCMLKSGSLAASLYRKARISERHRHRFEVNNAYRERLEKVGLIATGTSPDNSLVEIMELKGHPWFLGCQFHPELKSRPLDCHPLFRGLIRAAVQRRSELAVKSPKVRELRSVS
- the kdsB gene encoding 3-deoxy-manno-octulosonate cytidylyltransferase is translated as MIAVVPARYASSRLPAKALAEIAGVPMVVRVWRQASKAKSVARVIVATDDERIAAPVRAAGGEAIMTSPAHQSGTDRIAEVASKIVADVYLSVQGDQPFIAPADLDALAAAMRSDASIQMATLAAPIEDLAEWTNPSKVKVVCGADGNALYFSRSPIPHARGGGMPKAALRHIGVYAYRREFLMKFAALPMGVLESLEKLEQLRALEHGYTIRVVKSVAPSLEVDTADDLARARALAAESTR
- a CDS encoding IS1595 family transposase, with amino-acid sequence MFPDEDSCKAYLRDQRWPKGVRCPRCGNEKVYASKARPFHWQCTKCGKTPRAPYRFSVTVNTVFENTNYKLLIWFKVLYLMLTSKKGISALQIHRMIGSGSYRTAWFICHRLRAGLADPDFRQLMGIVEVDETYIGGSDRNRHANKKHHKTGGWDKTPVIGAIARKGNVVCKMIENADMPTMSRFVAEAVSQKVSLVATDEHSGYQYLDRWQGYPHQTIRHGQGEYVRGEVHTNNIESFWSLLKRGIVGTYHNVSKKYLPLYLNEFSFRFNNRKESDIFGKAIAGC
- a CDS encoding D-alanyl-D-alanine carboxypeptidase family protein, translating into MFGSAMMLSAAVVFAASPAGATAQSRRHKAVRSKRTARATGAPLYKGALLEDADSGRVLMAYNADMEWPPASMAKMMLLLVTQEQINAGRFKYDDLVRISERSAHTGGSRIGLKQGDVYPLRELMKAALVKSANDAAVAVAEKIGGSVEAMVRMMNERAQELGMTHTQYRTVDGLPPRPAHDADRTDAYDLATVGRAIIRETSLLSWSSQQKIDFDNGVCMLNNTNHLIGHFEGCDGLKTGFTFQAGFNVTSTAKRGGMRLIAVILGAPSNQQRFAQAAKVMEWGFEQFTSVPLLKSGQPLPVQVQVSSGPLIQPVAASDLKVVVPKADASAVTLVYDVPPAIDGPVVTGEPLGRVIVQNQGQAMTEVMAISPVAFAAPQTGPGEAYNASAPPSYNPNQENQ
- a CDS encoding tetratricopeptide repeat protein, giving the protein MEDYPEAIRRHRIVISDDPTNALAHYHLGFAYGVVGQHRQELAEYQKAIGLGLDDWQLFLNLGLLYLENGQTRDATQVLRLAALLGPERPETHFNLALAYERRGALAQAEQEALLSLRIDPSQPDARNTLAAIYAEEGNYVRASQEWNELVGEIPDYAPARTNLAILQHVKSSGSKGAPESSGFIRIP